The Streptomyces sp. NBC_01463 DNA window CTTCGGCGTCAGCGAGACCATCTCCAGCGCGGCCATGGTGATCCGGTGGGCCTGGATGTGGTCGGGGTGGCCGTAGAAGCCGTTCTCGTCGTAGGTGACGACCACATCGGGCCGGTAGTGCCGCATGAGCTCCGCGAGACGGGCGGCGCCCTCCTCCACGGGGGTCTGCCAGAAGGACCCGGGGGCGTCGTTGCTCGGCCAGCCGATCATCCCGGAGTCGGCGTAGTCCAGCGTCTCCAGATCGCTGATCCTCAGGACCTCGCAGCTCGCTTCGAGTTCCTTGCGGCGCATCTGCGCGACGGCCGCCGGATCATGCCCGGGCTCACCCGGCTTGACACCCCCCGCCCCGTCCCCGCAACCGCCGTCGGTACAGGTCACGAGGACCGTACGGATGCCTTCCGCCGCGTACTGCGCGAGGACCCCGCCGGTACCGGTGGCCTCGTCGTCGGGGTGGGCGTGCACAGCCATGAGCGTCAAGGGCCGGTCAGTCATGAAGATCCTCCTGCGTGAGTACGGCGTGGTCCGGGCGGGCGCGGCGGTACCGCGGCCCCGGGGCCCGGATCGGTCCCGGCGGAGCGGCCGGCCTTACGGCCCCGCGTTCCCGGCCGTGCGGCACCGGCCCCCGGTCGTGCAACCGCGCCGACCGGACCGGCTGTTCCCGGCGCCGTTAATTCGGTTGTGCGGCGACGAGGCGGCCTGCATCCTGGACCGAGTTGTGCGGCTACGAGTGCTGCCTGGGCCCGAGGAGGCTGAAGAGATGTCCGTCACTGTGCTGCGGCATGCCCGCGTCAGCCTCACTTCTTTCCCCAGGAGCTCATCAGATGTCTTCCGACGTCTTCCGTACCCACCACACATCCTCTGACTTCACCGACGAGCGCCCGGCCGCGCCGGCCGGCGACGGGTCCGCACCGGACATCGCCGACGCCTTCGTCTTCCGTTTCGACACGGTCCAGGAACAGCTCGGCCCCGACCAGCGCTGGTCCAGCTGGCTGGACGTCGAGCGCGGCTGCCGCGGCCCGGAACCACGCCCCGACTGGGTGGTGACGGAACAGGCCGCGATCGACACCGAACTCGGCATCCTCAAGACCGGCAAGGAGGCCGACGTCTTCCTGCTCGAACGAGCAGTGGAGCAGATCGGTGACAGCCCGGCACGACGGTCCCTGCTGGCCGCCAAGCGGTACCGCACCGACGAACACCGCTCCTTCCACCGCAGCGCCTCGTACGTCGAGGGCCGCCGCGTGCGCAACAGCCGCGACAGCCGGGCGATGGCGAAGAAGTCCGCGCACGGCAAGAGCGTGGCGGCCGGGCAATGGGCGTACGCGGAGTGGGAGGCGCTCTGCCGCCTCTGGAAAGCCGGTGTCCCCGTGCCCTACCCCGTACAGGTG harbors:
- a CDS encoding PIG-L family deacetylase; the encoded protein is MTDRPLTLMAVHAHPDDEATGTGGVLAQYAAEGIRTVLVTCTDGGCGDGAGGVKPGEPGHDPAAVAQMRRKELEASCEVLRISDLETLDYADSGMIGWPSNDAPGSFWQTPVEEGAARLAELMRHYRPDVVVTYDENGFYGHPDHIQAHRITMAALEMVSLTPKVYWTTMPRSMMQRFGETMREFHEDMPEPDPAEVAAMAKIGLPDDEVTTWVDTTAFSGQKFDALAAHASQGENIFFLKMGKERFGEFMGLETFVRVKDSTGAAVPETDLFAGLR
- a CDS encoding serine/threonine protein kinase, coding for MSSDVFRTHHTSSDFTDERPAAPAGDGSAPDIADAFVFRFDTVQEQLGPDQRWSSWLDVERGCRGPEPRPDWVVTEQAAIDTELGILKTGKEADVFLLERAVEQIGDSPARRSLLAAKRYRTDEHRSFHRSASYVEGRRVRNSRDSRAMAKKSAHGKSVAAGQWAYAEWEALCRLWKAGVPVPYPVQVDGTELLMEFIDDGDGGAAPRLAQVRPKGELLASYFEQLRDGMRELARAGLAHGDLSPYNVLAQGDRIVMIDLPQVVDIVGNPKGMDFLMRDCHNMCTWFTNRGLETDEQELFADLLAMVF